A genomic region of uncultured Roseibium sp. contains the following coding sequences:
- a CDS encoding glycosyltransferase family 4 protein gives MRVLVFAHNHPDLHPGGTETVALELSRAYREAGHQSLFVGATNHLHREPHPGTSFQAISDSGDELLMWAGHFDRFNMSQIDLRAFVPDMTALLESFRPDVVHIHHLILFGVELPVLIRRVLPDVRIVMTLHDYYAICANDGVLMQSPDEPCAALGPGGLCRCVEAAKPNDMRLRERFIKTHLQAVDQFVSPSAFLRDVYIRWGLPADKISVIRNGRPETAPVASRAGTEDPKRVFGFFGNMTPWKGIEVLLQAAKLLIERDVDFELRVHGGSPFQSPDFVGRIEALFEDTAPHVIRLGPYKPHDVAELIEPVDWVIVPSLWWENAPLVIAEAQQHKRPVITTGAGGMAEAVRNGVDGLHVRRNDPSGLASMMEKAAADPKMYRDLAEKTQQPPSVSKVAEQYIQLFEDQSRFADDPAA, from the coding sequence ATGAGGGTTCTGGTGTTCGCGCACAATCATCCGGACCTCCATCCCGGCGGTACGGAAACCGTTGCGCTTGAACTGTCAAGGGCGTACCGGGAAGCGGGGCACCAGTCGCTCTTCGTTGGCGCCACCAACCATTTGCATCGCGAACCGCACCCGGGCACCAGCTTTCAGGCCATCAGCGACAGCGGCGATGAGTTGCTGATGTGGGCGGGTCACTTCGACCGCTTCAACATGAGCCAGATCGATCTCAGAGCGTTCGTTCCCGACATGACCGCCCTGCTGGAAAGTTTCCGGCCCGATGTGGTGCATATTCATCATCTGATCCTCTTCGGCGTCGAATTACCGGTGCTGATCCGCCGTGTGCTTCCGGATGTCCGCATCGTGATGACGTTGCATGACTATTACGCGATCTGCGCGAATGACGGCGTCCTGATGCAAAGTCCCGATGAGCCTTGTGCGGCGCTTGGGCCGGGCGGACTTTGCCGCTGTGTTGAGGCGGCGAAGCCCAATGACATGCGGCTGCGTGAACGTTTCATCAAGACCCACCTCCAGGCGGTTGATCAGTTCGTCTCGCCGAGCGCCTTCCTGAGGGATGTCTACATCCGCTGGGGATTGCCGGCGGACAAGATTTCCGTCATCCGGAATGGCCGTCCCGAAACGGCACCGGTCGCGAGCCGGGCAGGGACCGAGGATCCGAAACGTGTTTTCGGATTTTTCGGAAACATGACGCCCTGGAAAGGTATCGAAGTCCTGCTGCAGGCGGCAAAGCTGCTGATCGAACGCGACGTCGACTTCGAACTGCGCGTGCATGGCGGTTCTCCCTTTCAGAGCCCGGATTTTGTAGGCCGGATCGAAGCGCTGTTCGAGGACACGGCTCCGCATGTCATTCGTCTCGGGCCCTACAAGCCGCATGACGTTGCAGAGCTCATCGAACCGGTCGACTGGGTGATCGTGCCCTCTCTCTGGTGGGAAAACGCGCCGCTGGTGATTGCGGAGGCGCAGCAGCACAAGAGACCCGTGATCACGACCGGCGCCGGGGGAATGGCGGAAGCGGTTCGAAACGGCGTCGACGGGCTTCACGTGCGCAGAAACGATCCGTCCGGCCTGGCTTCCATGATGGAAAAAGCCGCCGCCGATCCGAAGATGTACCGCGACCTGGCGGAGAAAACGCAACAGCCTCCTTCCGTTTCCAAGGTGGCGGAGCAGTATATCCAGCTAT
- a CDS encoding class I SAM-dependent methyltransferase, whose amino-acid sequence MNSPVVIADHVRLKSAPLGGDRLALLQKTIERNRFLPVPPQEENFVGDGDYLAIGAEFLGHFVDLGGLREDERVLDIGCGIGRMAVPLTQYLDPEEGQYTGLDPAPAGIHWSAQHIGSVYPNFRFLHLDIANDLYNPNGRIRGTDLSLPFDGGSFDFAIMTSVVTHLPANEIEPYFREISRLLEPGGRLFVSAFIMEPESQRNAADLTPRIRFHRSPEGPSWHADKTAPLAAVAFDDGFLDTTLHKTGFDVALKKLGHWRGQTGSRHYQDFFVAVKSSRGQGA is encoded by the coding sequence ATGAACTCACCCGTAGTCATTGCGGACCATGTCCGCTTGAAGTCAGCGCCGCTTGGCGGCGACAGGCTGGCCCTGCTTCAAAAAACGATCGAACGGAATCGTTTTCTGCCGGTGCCGCCGCAGGAAGAGAATTTTGTCGGCGACGGCGACTACCTGGCGATCGGAGCCGAGTTTCTGGGACACTTTGTCGACCTCGGCGGACTGCGCGAAGACGAGCGTGTCCTCGATATCGGATGCGGCATCGGGCGGATGGCGGTTCCGCTGACGCAATATCTCGACCCGGAAGAGGGGCAGTATACCGGTCTCGACCCGGCACCGGCCGGCATTCACTGGAGCGCGCAGCATATCGGAAGCGTCTATCCCAATTTCCGTTTCTTGCATCTCGATATCGCCAACGATCTTTACAATCCGAACGGGCGCATCAGGGGCACGGACCTGTCGCTTCCGTTCGATGGCGGCTCCTTTGACTTCGCGATCATGACGTCAGTCGTCACGCATCTTCCGGCCAACGAAATCGAGCCCTATTTCCGAGAAATCTCCAGGCTGCTCGAGCCGGGTGGCCGACTGTTCGTTTCCGCCTTCATCATGGAGCCGGAAAGCCAGCGCAACGCTGCGGACCTGACGCCAAGGATCCGGTTTCACAGATCGCCCGAAGGTCCGTCCTGGCACGCGGACAAGACCGCGCCGCTTGCCGCCGTCGCCTTCGACGACGGGTTCCTGGATACGACGCTGCACAAAACGGGTTTTGATGTCGCCCTGAAAAAGCTCGGTCACTGGCGCGGTCAGACCGGTAGCCGGCATTACCAGGATTTCTTTGTTGCCGTTAAGTCGTCGCGGGGACAGGGCGCATGA